Proteins found in one Hyla sarda isolate aHylSar1 chromosome 7, aHylSar1.hap1, whole genome shotgun sequence genomic segment:
- the LOC130283139 gene encoding olfactory receptor 5A2-like, protein MKSVSPSNASESGFSIQGLSNASELRFPIFLVCLYVYLCILTGNLMIFTIISANSHLHIPMYILLMNLSAADVIYASNILPNLMAITITKNTAITFIGCITQMYVYIVLTCTQVLLLEVMAYDRYVAICYPLRYSHLMSMRHCAGLAVAAWTFSFLISIGHCVLISNQSFCDSHLINHFYCDIAPLLKLTCSDTYDVEIMNYIEGVLVTFNAFVFTIISYMFIISTILKIKSSEGRLKAFSTCSSHLTCVILFYGTLFLLYMRPSSSYSPERDKFFALLSGVLIPILNPVIYSLKNQEFKVGFKNLRKKMLHYS, encoded by the coding sequence ATGAAATCTGTAAGCCCCTCCAATGCAAGTGAATCTGGTTTCTCCATCCAAGGACTTTCCAATGCCTCAGAACTTAGATTTCCAATATTCCTGGTATGTTTATACGTCTACCTCTGCATTCTTACAGGTAATTTAATGATTTTTACTATTATTTCTGCAAATTCTCACCTACATATCCCTATGTATATTTTGCTAATGAACCTCTCAGCAGCAGATGTTATTTATGCATCAAACATTCTACCAAATTTGATGGCTATTACGATCACAAAAAACACTGCCATTACTTTTATTGGCTGTATAACACAAATGTATGTCTACATAGTATTGACTTGTACTCAGGTTCTTTTGCTAGAGGTTATGGCATATGACCGATATGTAGCTATCTGCTACCCACTGAGGTACTCACACCTTATGAGTATGAGACATTGTGCTGGACTTGCAGTAGCGGCATGGACCTTTAGCTTTCTTATTTCCATTGGACATTGTGTGCTCATCTCTAACCAGTCCTTCTGTGACTCACATCTTATTAATCATTTTTACTGTGATATTGCCCCTCTATTAAAACTTACTTGCAGTGATACATATGATGTAGAAATAATGAATTATATTGAAGGTGTACTTGTAACATTCAATGCCTTTGTGTTTACTATTATTTCTTATATGTTTATTATCTCTACCATACTGAAAATAAAGTCTTCCGAAGGTCGTCTTAAAGCGTTTTCTACCTGCTCCTCACACCTCACTTGTGTAAttcttttttatgggactttattTCTTTTGTACATGAGGCCCTCATCGAGTTATTCACCTGAACGAGACAAATTTTTTGCTCTGTTATCTGGGGTGCTTATTCCTATATTGAACCCTGTTATTTATAGTTTGAAAAATCAGGAATTTAAAGTTGGTTTTAAGAatcttagaaaaaaaatgttacattacAGTTAG